Proteins from one Brevibacillus humidisoli genomic window:
- a CDS encoding sulfurtransferase — protein METNTNRQIVSTDWLAEHLSNPDVAVIDCRFVLGKPGAGLQAYTASHIPGALYFDLEHDLSGPKSADGHGGRHPLPDTASLSRLFSSAGIDETVTVVAYDDQDLAMASRLWWLLRYMGHDRVVVLDGGWQAWQRKEYPVTSEITTRPARRFTASPRPEMLATVEDVKHRSEQAALIDSRAKERYSGQQETIDRKAGHIPGALHYFFKENLTADGTLRSTPELRERFTPLANQQELIIYCGSGVTACVNLLALHQIGRPDARLYLGSWSDWCSYDNPVATGDQP, from the coding sequence ATGGAAACCAACACGAATCGACAGATCGTTTCCACAGACTGGTTGGCAGAACATCTGAGTAATCCCGATGTAGCAGTCATTGACTGCCGGTTTGTCTTGGGCAAGCCTGGCGCAGGGCTGCAAGCGTACACCGCTTCCCATATTCCCGGCGCACTCTACTTCGACCTGGAGCACGATCTGTCCGGACCGAAATCAGCGGACGGACACGGCGGCCGTCATCCACTGCCTGACACCGCATCGCTGTCGCGGCTCTTTTCTAGTGCCGGCATTGATGAAACGGTAACGGTTGTGGCCTATGACGATCAGGATCTGGCCATGGCTTCACGCCTGTGGTGGCTGCTCCGTTACATGGGGCATGACCGAGTAGTCGTATTGGACGGTGGCTGGCAGGCCTGGCAGCGAAAAGAGTATCCCGTAACGTCTGAGATCACGACAAGACCTGCCCGCCGATTTACGGCCAGTCCGCGCCCCGAAATGCTGGCTACTGTCGAGGATGTCAAGCACCGAAGTGAGCAGGCAGCCCTTATTGATTCACGGGCAAAAGAACGCTACAGCGGTCAGCAGGAGACTATCGATCGCAAAGCGGGGCACATCCCAGGTGCACTGCACTACTTCTTCAAAGAAAATCTGACTGCAGACGGAACGTTGCGCTCCACACCTGAATTGCGTGAGCGGTTTACCCCTCTCGCCAATCAGCAGGAGTTGATCATCTACTGCGGCTCCGGGGTGACTGCCTGTGTCAATCTGCTCGCCCTGCATCAGATCGGACGACCTGATGCCAGACTATACCTCGGCAGTTGGAGTGAC